Part of the Flavobacterium sp. KS-LB2 genome is shown below.
TATATATTGGAATAAATAAGTTTATAAGAAGGATTCCTAGCCCAGATAGCAGTGAAAATCCTTTTATTTTTTTCTTAAAAAAATAAAAGATTGTAACGAATAGCTGGAAAAAGCTCCCAAAAAACATTGTAAATTTGTTGCTTAGAAATGAACCTTATGCTCAAAACTGCTTTTCAACGCTACATCAATAATTTCAAAGGATTTACCAGAGAAGTGTGGATTCTTACTTTGATTACTTTTATTAACCGCGCCGGTACGATGGTTTTACCGTTTTTATCCAAGTATTTAAAAGAAGATTTAAGTTTTTCCTATGCACAAGTCGGCTGGATTATGGTTGCATTTGGTTTTGGATCCATGCTAGGCTCATGGCTTGGCGGTAAATTATCAGACAAAATAGGTTTCTATAAAATCATGGTTTTTAGTTTATTCACTAGCGGAATACTACTATTTGCAGTGCAATACATTCGTACTTTCTGGGGATTATGCATTGGAATGTTCGTTATAATGACCGTTGCTGACATGTTTCGTCCCGCGATGTTTGTGTCCTTAGCAACTTATGCTAAACCTGAAAATCGCACTAGAGCATTGACTCTAGTTCGACTGGCAGTAAATTTAGGTTTCACTGCTGGACCTGCTTTAGGCGGTTTAATCATCATGAATTTAGGCTACAGCGGATTATTTTGGATCGATGGAAGTTCTTGCATAGCATCCATTTTAATTTTCACCTTATTGGTTAAAGAACGTAAAAAACCAGCGGATTTAGACTCCGCCAATAGCGAAACCGAGGTTCCTGCCTCAGTTTTCAAAGACAAGATATTCTGGATTTTTCTCTTTATCTGTTTTATAACGGCCATGCTTTTCTTTCAACTTTTCACTACTTTGCCTTTGTATCACAATGAAAAATTTGGTTTATCAGAGTTTCAAAGTGGACTTTTACTATCCCTAAATGGACTGTTGATTTTCTTTCTAGAAATGCCAATTGTTAGTTTCAGCCAACGAAAAAACATTGAAAAACTCAAAATTATACTTTGGGGTTCCTTGCTCATGTCGCTAAGTTTCTATGTTTTACTACTAAACATGTGGGCAGGAATACTAATAATCAGTATTCTTTTTATCACTTTTGGCGAAATGTTCATCTTCCCGTTCTCTAATTCTTTTGCTTTAAGTCGCGCACCAAAAGGCCACGAAGGTCGTTATATGGCTTTGTTTACTATGAGTTTTAGCTTGGCACACATTGCAAGTTCTAAAACCGGGCTGGAAATCATTGCTGCATTTGGCTATCAGGCAAATTGGTTTGTGATGGGAACACTTGGATTGCTTTCGGTTGCGGGTTGTATTTGGCTGCAAAAACTCGTTCAAAAAGAAAAAAACTAATTCCATTATCATTTTTTGGGCGTGACCCTATTAAAAAAGGGACTCACAACATAAAGGATAGTTGCCCCTTTTTGTAATTGCGTCGGGCTATAAGCGCTACTTTGGTAGCTTGCTTCTATCCCTCACGCATAACCCTTTTACAAATTACACTCGCCCTTATAGAGTATTTTCATCATCCAACAATTTTTTTTCTTTAGCGTATTTACACAAATTCATATGCATTTTTTATAGTTACTATACGTTTCAAAAACGTGATTTCTGAATCCAATTAAGTTCCACTTCCTGTTAAAAACTAAAAAATTAGTTAAATAACTATAAAAATAGTTTGTAAACTAAAAATATAGTTGTACGTTTGATTTAAATAAAAAAATCATGCAAAAACTGACCAACAAAGAAGAGGAAATCATGCACATTTTATGGAAGCTAAAAAAAGCATTTGTAAAAGAAGTCTTAGCTGAAATAACCGAGGATCAACCACATTACAATACACTTTCTACTATTGTGCGTAATCTGGAAGAAAAAGGATTTGTGTCGCACAATGCTTTTGGGAATACACACCAATACTATCCAATCGTGAGTTTAGAAGACTATAGAAAACGCTTTATGCATACGGCAATCGATAATTATTTCAATAGTTCGTATAAAAATATGGTCTCCCATTTTGCCAAAGAAGAGAAAATTTCTGCAGCTGAATTACGAGAGATTTTAGCCATGATTGAAAGTCAAGAAGCAAAATAGTTGTATGTTTATAAGTACCATTTTCTAAAAAAAATTATTTATGGAATCAGTAGCAATCTACCTAATCAAATCCTGTGGTTTACTGCTTTTGTTTTTTATAGCGTATCATTTTTTGCTGCGCAAAGAAACTTTTTTTACTGCAAATCGTTGGTTCCTTTTAGCAGGATTACTTACTGCTACTGTTTTGCCGTTAGTAGTTTTCACCCAAATAATTTGGGTAGAACCTACGCCTGTAAATTATGACTGGTCTTCCTTACCCATAAGAACCGTGACTGAGGAAAATCATACTGAAGAGTATATTTATTTAGGATTGGCTTTGACTTATTCTTTAATCACACTAGGTTTATTGATCAAATTCGGGTTTGATTTTTATAGCCTGCGAAAGATTTTTAAAGGAAAAACAATAGAACGTCAAGCTGATTTTAAATTTATAAACATCAGTGAAAATATTGCTCCTTTCTCCTATTTTAATACAATCGTTTACAACTCGTCATTATACAGCAGTTCCGAATTACAGAATATTTTGGAGCACGAAAAGGTGCATAGCGAACAAAATCATACCGTAGATGTGTTGATTGCTAGAGTTTTTTGTGTCATTTTTTGGTTCAACCCATTCATTTGGCTTTACAAAAAAGCAATTCTACAAAACTTGGAATTCATTGCTGACAGCGAAGCCACAAAAAAAATATCAGATAAAAAAGCGTATCAACTCACGCTTTTAAAAATAACAACACACAAAAATTGTGTTGCCATTACCAATCATTTTTACCAATCATTAATCAAAAAACGAATCGTTATGTTAAACAAAAATCAATCTAGCAAAAAAAATTCATGGAAATATGCTACCATACTTCCCGCCTTAGTGGCTTTCGTACTTTTATTCCAAATTGAAGTAATTGCTCAGGAAAAAGTGAAAGAAGAAACCAAATCGGTTCAAGCCAACAGTCCAGTTTCGATCACGAATACGACTAGAACTGAAAAAGATAGTATCAAGAAAATGAAAACAATCCTCACAAATACTATCAAAAATAAAGATATTGATGAAAACACTGAAATTTATATTGATGGAAAAAAAGTAACCCAAAAGGAATTAGACAGCACAAATCCTAATGATATAGCCACAATGGATGTTATTAAAAACAATAATGAATCCATGATAAAAATTGTTACGAAAGGTAAAACTACAGGAAGTACCAGTATTTTTAATTCTGATTTAGAAAAAATGGATATAGGATCAGATAATGTTGATCCTAATAGTTTAAATATTCATCAAAAAGCTAAAAGTACCTATACAGTTACAAAGGTAACCAAAGAGGTAAATGGTGTACCAAGCGATGCTGACTATTATATTGATGGAAAAAAAGTTAGCCCTTTGGAGGCTGAAAGTATGAATCCAAATCAAATAACCTCTGTTGATGTACAAAAAGACGGTGTGTCAAATAAAAATTCGATTCGTATCATAACCAAAAGCTATATCAATAGTAAAGGAAACCAGCAACAACCACCAACGCCACCTACTCCGCCAACACCTCCTACCTTTAACTTTAAAACACCCAAAGCACTTAATTTTCCCAAAGCGCCTATAGCGCCAAAAGGTTCTCCGATAAATGGTGATAAAAAAGCATGGGCAACGTTTGACAAAAAAATGGAAGAATTTAATGCAAAAATGGAAGCAATGGCACCTCAAATTGCCGATTTTGAGAAGAAAATGGCTGAATTTGACAAACAAATGGAACCCTTTAATGCCAAAATGGAAATCTTTGAAAAGAAAATGAAAGTCTACGAGAAGCAAATGGAAGAATATGAAGCAAAACAAAAAGAAAATAAATAATTCCTAAAAAAGACGGTCTCAATCAAGACCGTCTTTTTTTATATCTTTGTACAAAACAATTCGTATGTACAAAATCCTAGCACAAATTAACAAAATCATATTACCTAGTTTTACTAAACAACGCTTAGATTTGGCTAAAGCCAAAAAATGGCAAATGGCAATAATTGGTTTTAGGTATTACGTAACGACACGTGCGCTGGATTAATACATAATTGCGGCAAAAATTTCATTCCCTTTGATTTTTGCTCTTCCATTTAGGAAAGCTAATTCCATCAAGAAATTGCATTGCACGATTACGCCACCCAATCGTTCCACTAATTCACAAACTGCTTTTGCCGTTCCTCCGGTTGCTAAAACATCATCATGAATCAAAATTCGATCTCCTTTTTGAATCGCATCGATATGAATTTCTAAAATATCGGTCCCGTATTCTAAATCATAGGTCGCTGAAATAGTTTTATAGGGCAGTTTTTTGGCTTTCCGAACAGGAATAAAACCAACATTTAATTCCTGCGCGATTAGCATCCCGAAGAAAAACCCGCGACTCTCCACACCTATTACCTTGTCTATTTTTTTATCTTTAAGTGTTGAAACCAGTATTTCAAGGCATTTATTTCTTGCTTCTGGAT
Proteins encoded:
- a CDS encoding MDR family MFS transporter — translated: MLKTAFQRYINNFKGFTREVWILTLITFINRAGTMVLPFLSKYLKEDLSFSYAQVGWIMVAFGFGSMLGSWLGGKLSDKIGFYKIMVFSLFTSGILLFAVQYIRTFWGLCIGMFVIMTVADMFRPAMFVSLATYAKPENRTRALTLVRLAVNLGFTAGPALGGLIIMNLGYSGLFWIDGSSCIASILIFTLLVKERKKPADLDSANSETEVPASVFKDKIFWIFLFICFITAMLFFQLFTTLPLYHNEKFGLSEFQSGLLLSLNGLLIFFLEMPIVSFSQRKNIEKLKIILWGSLLMSLSFYVLLLNMWAGILIISILFITFGEMFIFPFSNSFALSRAPKGHEGRYMALFTMSFSLAHIASSKTGLEIIAAFGYQANWFVMGTLGLLSVAGCIWLQKLVQKEKN
- a CDS encoding BlaI/MecI/CopY family transcriptional regulator, giving the protein MQKLTNKEEEIMHILWKLKKAFVKEVLAEITEDQPHYNTLSTIVRNLEEKGFVSHNAFGNTHQYYPIVSLEDYRKRFMHTAIDNYFNSSYKNMVSHFAKEEKISAAELREILAMIESQEAK
- a CDS encoding M56 family metallopeptidase; its protein translation is MESVAIYLIKSCGLLLLFFIAYHFLLRKETFFTANRWFLLAGLLTATVLPLVVFTQIIWVEPTPVNYDWSSLPIRTVTEENHTEEYIYLGLALTYSLITLGLLIKFGFDFYSLRKIFKGKTIERQADFKFINISENIAPFSYFNTIVYNSSLYSSSELQNILEHEKVHSEQNHTVDVLIARVFCVIFWFNPFIWLYKKAILQNLEFIADSEATKKISDKKAYQLTLLKITTHKNCVAITNHFYQSLIKKRIVMLNKNQSSKKNSWKYATILPALVAFVLLFQIEVIAQEKVKEETKSVQANSPVSITNTTRTEKDSIKKMKTILTNTIKNKDIDENTEIYIDGKKVTQKELDSTNPNDIATMDVIKNNNESMIKIVTKGKTTGSTSIFNSDLEKMDIGSDNVDPNSLNIHQKAKSTYTVTKVTKEVNGVPSDADYYIDGKKVSPLEAESMNPNQITSVDVQKDGVSNKNSIRIITKSYINSKGNQQQPPTPPTPPTPPTFNFKTPKALNFPKAPIAPKGSPINGDKKAWATFDKKMEEFNAKMEAMAPQIADFEKKMAEFDKQMEPFNAKMEIFEKKMKVYEKQMEEYEAKQKENK
- a CDS encoding SsrA-binding protein; amino-acid sequence: MYKILAQINKIILPSFTKQRLDLAKAKKWQMAIIGFRYYVTTRALD
- a CDS encoding adenine phosphoribosyltransferase, translated to MSLEKYIRDIQGFPKEGILFKDITPLLINPEARNKCLEILVSTLKDKKIDKVIGVESRGFFFGMLIAQELNVGFIPVRKAKKLPYKTISATYDLEYGTDILEIHIDAIQKGDRILIHDDVLATGGTAKAVCELVERLGGVIVQCNFLMELAFLNGRAKIKGNEIFAAIMY